From the Aquitalea magnusonii genome, one window contains:
- a CDS encoding 23S rRNA (adenine(2030)-N(6))-methyltransferase RlmJ, whose amino-acid sequence MLSYRHAFHAGNHADVLKHLIEIAVLDYLGQKDKPYWYIDTHAGAGGYALQEGYAAKNAEYLSGIARLWDRSDLPPAVAAYVDVVREMNPDGELRYYPGSPWCAAAVMPPSDKLRLFELHPTDFQLLEQNFGGHPRRTQLQQANGFEGIKAILPPPPRRGLVLIDPPYEDKRDYQHVVTALKEGLKRFATGIYAVWYPCLQRAEMKELPKELKKLPAKSWLRAELHVQAPSADGFGMYGSGMFLLNPPWTLPAMLKEVLPYLVEQLGQDAKASFILETGGDL is encoded by the coding sequence ATGCTGAGTTATCGCCACGCCTTTCACGCCGGCAACCATGCCGACGTGCTCAAGCACCTGATTGAAATTGCCGTACTGGACTACCTGGGCCAGAAAGACAAACCCTACTGGTATATCGACACCCATGCCGGTGCCGGTGGCTATGCGCTGCAGGAAGGCTATGCGGCCAAGAATGCCGAATACCTGAGCGGCATTGCCCGCCTGTGGGACCGTAGCGACCTGCCCCCCGCCGTGGCGGCCTATGTGGACGTGGTACGCGAGATGAACCCGGATGGCGAACTGCGCTACTACCCCGGCTCGCCCTGGTGCGCCGCCGCCGTGATGCCGCCAAGCGACAAGCTGCGCCTGTTCGAGCTGCACCCGACTGACTTTCAGTTGCTGGAACAGAATTTCGGCGGTCATCCACGCCGCACCCAGTTGCAGCAGGCCAATGGCTTTGAAGGCATCAAGGCCATCCTGCCGCCACCGCCGCGCCGCGGACTGGTGCTGATCGACCCGCCTTATGAAGACAAGCGCGACTACCAGCACGTAGTCACCGCGCTCAAAGAAGGCCTGAAGCGCTTTGCCACCGGCATTTACGCAGTGTGGTACCCCTGCCTGCAACGCGCCGAAATGAAAGAACTGCCCAAGGAACTGAAAAAGCTGCCGGCCAAGAGCTGGCTGCGCGCCGAATTGCATGTGCAGGCACCGTCGGCAGACGGCTTTGGCATGTACGGCAGCGGCATGTTCCTGCTGAACCCGCCATGGACCCTGCCGGCCATGCTGAAGGAAGTCCTGCCCTATTTGGTTGAACAACTGGGCCAGGATGCCAAGGCCAGCTTCATTCTGGAAACCGGCGGCGATCTGTAA
- a CDS encoding TonB-dependent siderophore receptor, with amino-acid sequence MKTTKQGARLVLLLCAFYSATVLAQNPHLNIPAQSLAAALHGLAAQTGLRLQFDRADLHGLASTGLNGTMSAEVALVTLLQGSGLQARKTPAGVYLIVKSAKAGDTQLMPEVVVTATALDSYKADKAAIFGKTPLALREIANSVSVLGKQQMEDQHMTTVADAMQQATGVTVIANDTLSSQYLIRGYNSVGVMYDGVTSYNGLSPSHQFDLPLYESIEVLRGPAGLLRGVGEPGGIVNLVKKKPQKDFAASWEASTGSWSNNRLVGDVTGAMNESGSVQGRLIASSEDRDFFYDHTHSNKWLLSGMLRVELSPQTTVDLSYTGQNQTVKDPWSGLPTYTSTDSSGHYQLLKVSPSTFNAPDWGRSSYNTQELSAALAHKFGNAWTAKLNVNHRVQELYYKYAYTSSGLNPRTNTINYSTMRGDYTYTRDGMDVSLAGPLDMWGRKHDMLLGFNVDEYNSKGRSGRGPTYSGVNYASGSSLAEPVINYTAGSESNTRQSGFYTQGRLQLSDATTLVLGGRTTTFLAKSHNIAPSTFTDWKDGAKASNRVTPYAGLLYDISQQLTLYASYASIFVPQTQQKADGSTLDPRLGRQYEVGAKGDFLDSRLGATLALFNIRDKNRAYADPAYPSSNYYLNAGKVESQGVELEVQGKLNSRFDISAGYTYLTTTYLSDPSNQGKTYSIQSPRHQFKLWSNYSFADSGWLKGYSLGGGLIAQSRTQSSRGWSDEVVNSGYVVANARIGYQFNKNYSLALNINNLFDTRYYASVGTPNIYNFYGEPRNIMLTMRGQY; translated from the coding sequence ATGAAGACAACCAAGCAAGGCGCTCGCCTGGTCCTCCTGCTCTGTGCATTCTATTCGGCAACTGTGCTGGCACAGAATCCGCACCTCAATATCCCTGCGCAAAGCCTGGCTGCGGCCTTGCATGGGCTGGCCGCTCAGACCGGTTTGCGCTTGCAGTTTGACCGCGCTGATCTGCACGGTCTGGCAAGCACCGGGCTTAACGGCACCATGTCGGCTGAGGTGGCCTTGGTGACATTGTTGCAGGGCAGTGGCCTGCAAGCCCGGAAAACCCCCGCCGGGGTTTATCTCATCGTCAAGTCTGCCAAGGCAGGCGATACACAGCTAATGCCGGAAGTGGTGGTGACCGCCACTGCACTGGACAGCTACAAGGCCGACAAGGCTGCCATCTTTGGCAAGACACCGCTGGCGCTGCGTGAAATTGCCAACTCGGTATCGGTGCTGGGCAAGCAGCAAATGGAAGACCAGCACATGACCACGGTGGCCGATGCCATGCAGCAGGCTACCGGTGTCACGGTGATTGCCAATGATACGCTGAGCAGCCAGTACCTGATTCGCGGCTACAACTCGGTGGGGGTGATGTATGACGGGGTGACGTCCTATAACGGCCTGTCGCCTTCACACCAGTTTGACCTGCCCTTGTATGAAAGCATCGAAGTGCTGCGCGGCCCGGCCGGGCTGCTGCGCGGGGTGGGCGAGCCCGGTGGCATTGTCAATCTGGTGAAGAAAAAGCCGCAGAAGGACTTTGCCGCCAGTTGGGAAGCTAGTACCGGCTCGTGGAGCAATAACCGTCTGGTGGGCGATGTCACCGGTGCCATGAACGAAAGCGGCAGCGTGCAGGGGCGGCTGATTGCCAGCAGCGAAGACCGCGACTTTTTTTACGACCACACCCATAGCAACAAGTGGCTGCTGTCCGGCATGCTGCGTGTGGAACTGAGCCCGCAAACCACTGTTGACCTCAGCTATACCGGGCAGAATCAGACCGTGAAAGACCCGTGGTCCGGCCTGCCCACTTACACCAGCACCGACAGCAGCGGTCACTACCAGTTACTGAAGGTATCACCCTCCACCTTCAATGCCCCGGACTGGGGGCGTAGCAGCTACAACACCCAGGAGCTGTCCGCCGCGCTGGCGCACAAGTTTGGCAATGCCTGGACCGCCAAACTGAATGTGAACCACCGGGTGCAGGAGCTGTACTACAAATATGCCTACACCTCGTCCGGCCTTAATCCGCGGACCAATACCATCAACTACAGCACCATGCGCGGTGACTACACCTATACCCGCGACGGCATGGACGTAAGCCTGGCCGGGCCGCTGGACATGTGGGGTCGCAAGCATGACATGCTGCTGGGTTTCAATGTGGACGAATACAATAGCAAGGGCCGTTCCGGTCGCGGGCCTACTTATTCAGGGGTGAACTACGCCAGCGGCAGCAGCCTGGCCGAACCGGTGATCAACTACACCGCGGGCAGCGAAAGCAATACCCGGCAAAGCGGCTTCTACACCCAGGGCCGCCTGCAGCTGAGCGATGCCACCACGCTGGTGCTGGGGGGGCGCACCACCACCTTCCTGGCCAAGTCGCACAATATTGCCCCGTCCACCTTTACCGACTGGAAAGACGGGGCCAAGGCCAGCAATCGCGTCACCCCCTATGCCGGACTGCTGTACGACATCAGCCAGCAACTGACGCTGTACGCCAGCTATGCCAGCATTTTTGTGCCGCAAACCCAGCAAAAGGCCGATGGTTCCACGCTGGACCCGCGCCTGGGCAGGCAGTATGAGGTGGGTGCCAAGGGAGATTTTCTGGATTCCAGGCTGGGTGCAACCCTGGCCCTGTTCAATATCCGCGACAAGAACCGCGCCTATGCCGATCCGGCCTATCCCAGCTCCAACTACTACCTGAATGCCGGGAAAGTTGAATCGCAAGGGGTGGAGCTGGAGGTGCAGGGCAAGCTGAACAGCCGCTTTGACATCAGCGCCGGCTACACCTATCTGACCACCACCTATCTGTCCGATCCGAGCAATCAGGGCAAAACCTATTCCATCCAGAGTCCGCGTCATCAGTTCAAGCTGTGGAGCAACTACAGCTTTGCCGATAGCGGCTGGCTCAAGGGTTATTCGCTGGGTGGCGGGCTGATTGCCCAAAGCCGGACGCAAAGCTCGCGCGGCTGGTCGGACGAGGTGGTGAACAGCGGCTACGTGGTGGCCAATGCCCGTATCGGCTACCAGTTCAACAAGAACTACAGCCTGGCGCTGAATATCAACAACTTGTTTGATACCCGCTACTACGCCTCGGTGGGTACGCCGAATATCTACAACTTCTATGGCGAACCGCGCAATATCATGCTGACCATGCGTGGCCAATACTAG
- a CDS encoding tRNA pseudouridine(65) synthase TruC, whose amino-acid sequence MLPILYRDPQLIAIHKPSNLLVHRSELDRHETRFAIQLLRDQIGQRVYPVHRLDKGTSGVLLFALDKDSAREMSWQFERQEVSKRYLAVVRGHPAESGHIDHALSRRVDDLAWLGEKVQPGPQEAQTDYRRLATVELPIAVDRYPSSRYALLELSPLTGRRHQLRRHMKHIAHPIIGDATHGKGVHNRMLAEHFGSQRLLLACMEMQITHPLTGAAITLNCPLAEDFASVVRALGWQSALPAHWLPSV is encoded by the coding sequence ATGCTACCCATTCTTTACCGCGACCCGCAGTTGATCGCCATTCACAAGCCGTCCAACTTGCTGGTCCACCGCTCCGAGCTGGACCGCCATGAAACCCGTTTTGCCATCCAGTTGCTGCGCGATCAGATCGGCCAGCGGGTTTATCCGGTACACCGGCTGGACAAAGGCACTTCCGGCGTCTTGCTGTTTGCGCTGGACAAGGACAGCGCGCGCGAAATGAGCTGGCAGTTCGAGCGCCAGGAAGTCAGCAAGCGCTATCTGGCGGTGGTCCGCGGCCATCCGGCCGAATCCGGCCATATCGATCACGCCCTCAGCCGCCGCGTGGACGATCTGGCCTGGCTGGGCGAAAAGGTGCAGCCCGGCCCGCAGGAAGCACAAACCGACTACCGCCGCCTGGCCACGGTGGAGCTGCCCATCGCGGTGGACCGCTACCCCAGCAGCCGCTATGCACTGCTGGAGTTATCGCCGCTCACCGGCCGCCGCCACCAGTTGCGCCGCCACATGAAGCACATCGCCCACCCCATCATTGGCGATGCCACCCACGGCAAAGGCGTACACAACCGCATGCTTGCCGAGCACTTTGGCAGCCAGCGCCTGCTGCTGGCCTGCATGGAAATGCAGATTACCCACCCGCTGACCGGTGCCGCCATCACCCTGAACTGCCCGCTGGCGGAGGACTTTGCCAGCGTGGTGCGCGCATTGGGCTGGCAAAGCGCCCTGCCCGCCCACTGGCTGCCCAGCGTCTGA
- a CDS encoding LysR family transcriptional regulator: MLNRLEMLRIFCTAAEARNFKEAAQQLGISPQVVTRAIRELESQFGELLFHRNTRQCRVTREGERLAQLARKGVEGIDCLFQQAEEAGAQLEGTVRLTAPDAIGQSSLVTSLARLRQRYPGLRFELHLEDDETNVIDEQIDIGIRHGLIRDSRFVARQVAEVPFFIVAAPALLAELGMPASLAELQQYAVVSTIDQRTGKPWPWFFRQEAQWTPRDLAFISNSTQSECAAVLAGFGFAQLPGFIAIPHLRSGALVEILPTLAPAPWALSVYRPQRSPVPARVRVVYDALVSDFSNPAFFPTVA, translated from the coding sequence ATGCTTAATCGACTGGAAATGCTGCGCATCTTCTGTACCGCCGCCGAGGCGCGCAACTTCAAGGAGGCGGCCCAGCAACTGGGCATTTCACCGCAGGTGGTCACCCGAGCCATCCGGGAGCTGGAAAGCCAGTTCGGCGAGCTGTTGTTCCACCGCAATACCCGCCAATGCCGCGTGACGCGTGAAGGTGAACGGCTGGCGCAACTGGCAAGAAAAGGGGTGGAGGGGATTGACTGCCTGTTTCAGCAGGCGGAGGAGGCCGGAGCCCAACTGGAAGGCACGGTACGGCTTACCGCCCCGGATGCCATCGGCCAGAGCAGTCTGGTCACCAGCCTTGCCCGCTTGCGGCAACGCTATCCGGGATTGCGCTTTGAGCTGCACCTGGAGGATGACGAAACCAATGTGATCGACGAGCAGATCGATATTGGCATTCGCCACGGCTTGATCAGGGATAGTCGCTTTGTTGCCAGACAGGTTGCCGAAGTGCCGTTCTTCATTGTTGCGGCTCCGGCCTTGCTTGCCGAGCTTGGCATGCCTGCCAGCCTGGCAGAATTGCAGCAATATGCGGTGGTCAGCACCATCGATCAGCGCACCGGCAAGCCATGGCCCTGGTTTTTCCGTCAGGAGGCCCAGTGGACCCCGCGCGATCTGGCCTTCATCAGCAACAGCACCCAGTCCGAATGTGCTGCTGTGCTGGCCGGTTTTGGTTTTGCCCAATTGCCCGGTTTTATTGCCATTCCCCACCTGCGCAGCGGGGCGCTGGTTGAAATATTGCCGACGCTGGCCCCTGCGCCGTGGGCGCTGAGCGTATACCGACCGCAACGCAGCCCGGTGCCTGCGCGTGTCCGGGTGGTATACGACGCGCTGGTCAGTGATTTTTCCAATCCGGCGTTTTTCCCGACCGTCGCATGA
- a CDS encoding lysine exporter LysO family protein, whose translation MHQILSSILPLLLSLSAGYALGLVLPHRHIRHGSRLLTPLIWLLLFYCGKEFGHVLDDGAALGNTLLTALVYASFTTMLPWGLIVLFMRQPAAAAPPSDDSPTDAPHLLHALRDCLLALGMVGAGAVVSRWGWNWLDTISTTQLLYLLIALVGSELVEVNIGKAWRAPDVVMIPILVILGSMAGGLVAAVCTGEGIWTSLALSSGFGWVTLSSILVSSKLGSTYGAIAMLTDLFRELMAIMMLYLLGARCSREAIGICGATALDATLPLIRLKCGTSHVTLALISGFVLTLTSPVLIMIALASA comes from the coding sequence ATGCACCAGATCCTCAGTTCAATCTTGCCCCTTCTGCTGTCCCTGTCAGCCGGTTATGCGCTTGGCCTGGTACTGCCACACCGGCACATCCGGCATGGCAGCCGCTTGCTGACACCACTGATCTGGCTGCTGCTGTTTTACTGCGGCAAAGAGTTTGGCCATGTTCTTGATGATGGCGCAGCACTGGGCAATACCCTGCTCACCGCCCTGGTCTACGCCAGCTTCACCACCATGCTGCCCTGGGGCCTGATTGTACTTTTCATGCGGCAACCCGCGGCAGCAGCGCCGCCAAGCGATGACAGCCCAACGGACGCCCCCCATTTGCTGCATGCGCTGCGCGACTGCCTGCTGGCTCTGGGCATGGTTGGCGCGGGCGCGGTGGTCTCACGCTGGGGCTGGAACTGGCTGGACACCATCTCGACAACGCAGTTGCTCTACCTGCTGATTGCGCTGGTCGGCAGCGAACTGGTGGAAGTGAACATTGGCAAAGCCTGGCGTGCGCCAGACGTGGTGATGATCCCGATCCTGGTCATCCTGGGCTCGATGGCCGGCGGGCTGGTGGCGGCTGTTTGCACCGGAGAAGGCATCTGGACATCGCTGGCGCTCTCCAGCGGTTTTGGCTGGGTCACCCTGTCCAGCATCCTGGTCAGCAGCAAGCTGGGCAGCACTTATGGTGCCATTGCCATGCTGACCGACCTGTTTCGCGAACTGATGGCCATCATGATGCTTTATTTGCTGGGCGCACGCTGCAGCCGTGAGGCCATCGGCATCTGCGGCGCCACCGCGCTGGATGCCACGCTGCCGCTGATCCGGCTTAAATGTGGTACCAGCCACGTCACCCTGGCCTTGATCAGTGGCTTTGTCCTGACCCTGACCAGCCCGGTGCTGATCATGATTGCGCTGGCCAGCGCCTGA
- the zigA gene encoding zinc metallochaperone GTPase ZigA, translated as MTQPNNSQDARLPVTVLSGFLGAGKTTLLNHVLNNRQGLRVAVIVNDMSEINIDARLIAEGSAALSRADEKMVEMSNGCICCTLREDLLIEIARLAREQRFDYLLIESTGIAEPLPVAETFTFRDEDGTSLSDIARLDTMVTVVDAYNFLRDYSSQDYLSDRGESLGEDDQRTVVSLLIEQVEFCDVIVLNKTDLLSAADVTRLEAILRALNPRADILHASFGKVKLERILNTGRFDFEQAAEAPGWLQELRGEHIPETEEYGISSFVYQARRPFHPARFHQWIQQGWSGVIRSKGYFWLASRPGLAGSWSQAGPMIRHELGGLWWAAVAREDWPQDEESRRIIHQRWVEPYGDAQQELVLIGINMDQHALRQGFDACLLTEEELAAGPQAWAKYPDPFPDWAIGSAAAD; from the coding sequence ATGACACAGCCAAACAACAGCCAAGACGCCCGCCTGCCGGTCACTGTACTGTCCGGTTTTCTCGGCGCAGGCAAGACAACCTTGCTCAATCATGTGCTGAACAATCGGCAAGGCCTGCGCGTTGCCGTCATCGTCAACGACATGTCCGAGATCAATATTGACGCCCGGCTCATTGCCGAAGGCAGCGCAGCCTTGTCGCGCGCCGACGAAAAAATGGTTGAAATGAGCAATGGCTGCATTTGCTGTACCCTGCGCGAGGATTTGCTGATCGAGATCGCCAGGCTGGCCCGGGAACAGCGTTTTGACTATTTGCTGATCGAGTCCACCGGCATTGCCGAACCGCTGCCCGTGGCCGAAACCTTTACCTTCCGCGACGAAGACGGCACCAGCCTGTCCGACATCGCGCGCCTGGATACCATGGTGACGGTGGTGGATGCTTATAACTTCCTGCGCGACTACAGCTCCCAGGACTACCTCAGCGATCGGGGCGAAAGCCTGGGCGAGGATGACCAGCGCACCGTGGTCAGCTTGCTGATCGAGCAGGTTGAATTTTGTGACGTCATCGTGCTCAACAAAACCGATCTGCTGTCAGCCGCCGATGTCACACGGCTGGAAGCCATCCTGCGCGCGCTCAACCCGCGAGCGGACATCCTGCATGCCAGCTTTGGCAAGGTAAAGCTGGAGCGGATTCTGAATACCGGCCGCTTCGATTTTGAACAAGCGGCCGAAGCGCCGGGCTGGCTGCAGGAACTGCGTGGCGAACATATCCCCGAAACCGAAGAATATGGCATTTCCAGCTTTGTCTATCAGGCGCGGCGGCCCTTTCATCCTGCCCGCTTCCATCAGTGGATCCAGCAGGGCTGGTCTGGGGTGATCCGTTCCAAAGGCTATTTCTGGCTGGCCAGCCGGCCCGGCCTGGCCGGTAGCTGGTCGCAGGCCGGCCCCATGATCCGCCATGAACTGGGCGGCCTGTGGTGGGCAGCCGTCGCGCGCGAGGACTGGCCGCAAGATGAGGAAAGCCGCCGCATCATCCACCAGCGCTGGGTAGAACCCTACGGCGATGCGCAGCAGGAGTTGGTGCTCATCGGCATCAATATGGACCAGCACGCGCTGCGCCAGGGATTTGATGCCTGCCTGCTGACAGAGGAGGAACTGGCTGCCGGCCCCCAAGCCTGGGCCAAATATCCAGATCCCTTCCCGGACTGGGCCATCGGCAGCGCGGCAGCAGACTGA
- a CDS encoding methyl-accepting chemotaxis protein translates to MKITKEKIKAVGLKSVQGRIAVAAGTALVISSVVLLTINVGSSMMTQSMVNGRMNELIRTETEAKLSNLASAQAGAIQARFDLALDAARTMAHTFALSKSSLPMGRQQLNAILHNVLLSNPEFNGTYSCWEPNAVDGGDAQNATAGNGNNPQTGRFTPYWTRSESGAIAVQPLVEYDSDALHPNGVPKGGWYAGPKASSKESVLGPLPYIVQGKSVFLATMSVPIIINGKFMGVAGADYNLDFVQKISQETNKTLYEGKGKLLILSDRGLVVADSAHPDLIGKLFTPEVGESNAQGLLADIQAGKSKTWTDDAANTMNALAPIPLGKTGKPWAVLIQVPKDVVLEQVNTLNHDITSRSVFTTMLQIGIGLAIIVLASLFLWRMSARIAKPIRDAADMAQKIEDGIFDTRLSVASADEVGKLASALNSMSDSLQEKVNLAEQISQGNLDCDVKLTSQSDQLGRALQKMVENLNRMIGNLQNEARAIDRNAKDMSALSQELSEGAGSSAASIEQISTAMAEISSQTKSNADNAVRARSISQTSHAAALNGAREMGEMLAAMQEIKASGDNITSIIQAINDITEQTNLLALNAAIEAARAGESGRGFAVVADEVRSLAIRSANAAQQVAKLVQSSSAKTAVGVNVANKTSDSLRQIVSSAEELSALVESISMASQEQVSGIEEITQGLHQIDNATQAVSTHAEQCASTAVQLTSQAKLVHDLIKDYRVKT, encoded by the coding sequence ATGAAAATAACAAAAGAAAAAATCAAAGCGGTGGGCTTGAAGTCAGTTCAGGGCCGCATCGCGGTCGCGGCTGGTACGGCCCTGGTCATCAGTTCCGTAGTGTTGCTAACGATCAATGTCGGTTCGTCGATGATGACCCAAAGCATGGTCAATGGGCGCATGAATGAATTGATCCGGACGGAAACCGAGGCCAAGTTGAGCAATCTTGCCTCCGCCCAGGCCGGTGCCATCCAGGCGCGCTTCGATCTGGCACTGGATGCGGCACGTACCATGGCGCACACCTTTGCCTTGTCAAAAAGCAGCCTGCCGATGGGACGTCAGCAACTGAATGCGATTCTGCATAACGTGTTGCTGAGCAATCCGGAATTTAACGGCACCTATTCGTGCTGGGAGCCTAATGCGGTTGACGGCGGGGATGCGCAGAACGCAACGGCAGGCAATGGCAACAATCCCCAGACCGGCCGGTTCACGCCGTACTGGACCCGTAGCGAGAGTGGTGCCATCGCGGTGCAGCCGCTGGTGGAGTACGACTCGGATGCCTTGCATCCGAACGGCGTGCCCAAGGGCGGCTGGTATGCCGGGCCGAAGGCTAGCAGTAAGGAAAGCGTGCTGGGACCATTGCCATACATCGTGCAAGGCAAGAGTGTCTTCCTGGCGACCATGTCGGTGCCCATCATCATCAATGGCAAATTCATGGGGGTGGCCGGGGCCGACTACAACCTCGACTTTGTGCAGAAAATCAGCCAGGAAACCAATAAGACACTGTATGAGGGCAAGGGCAAGCTGCTGATCCTGAGTGATCGTGGCCTGGTGGTGGCCGATAGTGCCCATCCGGACCTGATTGGCAAGCTTTTCACCCCCGAGGTGGGCGAGTCCAATGCGCAGGGCCTGCTTGCCGACATTCAGGCCGGCAAGTCCAAGACCTGGACCGATGACGCAGCGAATACCATGAATGCACTGGCCCCCATCCCGCTGGGGAAAACCGGCAAGCCATGGGCGGTGTTGATTCAGGTGCCGAAGGACGTGGTGCTGGAGCAGGTGAACACCCTGAATCATGACATTACCAGCCGTTCTGTCTTTACCACCATGCTGCAGATCGGTATCGGGCTGGCCATCATTGTGCTGGCCAGCCTGTTCCTGTGGCGTATGTCAGCGCGCATTGCCAAACCAATCCGCGATGCCGCCGACATGGCGCAGAAAATCGAAGATGGCATTTTTGATACCCGGCTGAGCGTGGCTTCTGCTGATGAGGTGGGCAAACTGGCCTCCGCCCTGAACAGCATGTCCGACAGCCTGCAGGAAAAGGTGAATCTGGCCGAGCAGATCAGCCAGGGGAATCTGGATTGCGACGTCAAGCTGACTTCGCAATCCGACCAGTTGGGCAGGGCGCTGCAGAAGATGGTGGAAAACCTGAACCGGATGATAGGCAATTTGCAGAATGAAGCCCGGGCCATCGATAGGAACGCTAAAGACATGTCCGCCCTCAGCCAGGAGTTGTCCGAGGGGGCTGGCAGTTCCGCGGCTTCGATCGAGCAGATCAGTACCGCCATGGCGGAGATCAGTTCCCAGACAAAAAGCAATGCCGACAATGCTGTGCGCGCCAGAAGCATTTCCCAGACCTCGCATGCGGCTGCGTTGAATGGTGCGCGTGAAATGGGTGAAATGCTGGCGGCAATGCAGGAAATAAAAGCCTCTGGTGACAATATTACCTCGATCATTCAGGCCATCAACGACATTACCGAACAGACCAATTTGCTGGCCTTGAATGCGGCGATTGAAGCTGCCCGTGCCGGGGAGTCCGGACGTGGTTTTGCCGTGGTGGCCGACGAGGTGCGCTCACTAGCGATTCGCAGCGCCAATGCCGCCCAGCAGGTGGCCAAGCTGGTGCAGTCTTCCAGTGCCAAGACTGCGGTTGGTGTTAATGTGGCGAATAAAACGTCCGACTCGCTGCGGCAGATTGTCTCCAGTGCCGAAGAGTTGTCTGCACTGGTGGAGAGCATTTCCATGGCATCGCAGGAGCAGGTAAGCGGTATCGAGGAGATCACCCAGGGCTTGCACCAGATCGACAATGCCACACAGGCAGTCAGCACACATGCCGAGCAGTGCGCGTCCACCGCGGTGCAGCTTACTTCGCAGGCCAAGCTGGTACATGATCTGATCAAGGACTATCGTGTGAAAACCTAA
- a CDS encoding DUF1826 domain-containing protein — protein sequence MQAPLAHAAGCAFIADDALALTQIFDADIQLAIWRRAVDEHIAGWLEQHATALGTGFRQILPAGQIPDLSRLPDGAGRTALATDIALLADMLGELLDAPTIGIRLEVIRQAMCPRLHVDHVGIRLLCTYRGDGTQWVDSSSVDRRFLGAAGAGKPDESSGLLNPGHRIESIPPFSVALLKGSLWQGNAGGGIVHRSPPVAQPPRVLLALDASWDD from the coding sequence ATGCAAGCCCCCCTCGCACACGCAGCAGGCTGCGCCTTCATCGCAGATGATGCGCTGGCGCTGACACAGATCTTTGACGCAGACATCCAGCTGGCCATATGGCGCCGCGCCGTGGATGAGCACATCGCAGGATGGCTGGAACAACACGCGACAGCGCTCGGCACTGGCTTTCGCCAGATTCTGCCAGCCGGTCAGATACCGGATCTCAGCCGCCTGCCAGACGGAGCAGGCCGCACGGCCCTTGCCACAGATATTGCCTTGCTGGCCGACATGCTGGGCGAACTGCTGGATGCCCCCACCATCGGCATCCGGCTGGAAGTCATCAGGCAAGCCATGTGTCCGCGCCTGCACGTTGATCATGTCGGCATCCGGCTGCTATGTACCTATCGCGGCGATGGCACGCAATGGGTTGACAGCAGCAGCGTGGATCGGCGCTTTCTTGGCGCGGCGGGTGCCGGCAAGCCAGACGAAAGCTCGGGCCTGCTTAACCCCGGCCACCGGATTGAAAGCATCCCGCCCTTCAGCGTCGCCCTGCTCAAGGGAAGCCTGTGGCAAGGCAATGCCGGCGGCGGCATTGTGCATCGCTCCCCGCCGGTCGCTCAGCCACCGCGCGTGCTACTGGCCCTCGACGCCAGTTGGGATGACTGA